Proteins encoded together in one Catellatospora citrea window:
- a CDS encoding GNAT family N-acetyltransferase — translation MLAKSDLGSRVVVRRFAGYRDDRPQFTDLLGDLTEVGDSSLTVATSHGVVVVPLAEVHRAKVVPARRGPTAREIAALELAATEAWPPPVVEELGAWRLRAAGGYTGRANSALPVGDPGLPLPAALDAVVGFYRRQGLPPQVDVPLPLAASVERELIKAGWHAECTVEVQVCALDELIAVTPPGDAFELSRDMSPGFLAMVADDRGPLPEAALHVLTAVPELVFAQRYDESGALLARARGTVTGNGRWLGVFGVETAHAARRRGLAQEAMGVLARWAVRRGATDAFLQVESRNAPALAMYAKLGFTRHHHYTRYQLR, via the coding sequence GTGTTGGCTAAGAGTGATCTCGGGTCCCGCGTGGTGGTACGCAGATTCGCCGGATACCGGGATGATCGCCCGCAGTTCACCGATCTGCTGGGCGATCTCACCGAGGTCGGGGACTCCTCCCTCACCGTCGCGACCTCCCACGGAGTGGTCGTCGTGCCGCTGGCCGAGGTGCACCGGGCCAAGGTCGTGCCCGCGCGGCGCGGCCCGACCGCCCGTGAGATCGCGGCGCTGGAGCTGGCCGCCACCGAGGCCTGGCCGCCGCCGGTGGTCGAGGAGCTGGGCGCCTGGCGGCTGCGGGCGGCCGGCGGATACACCGGCCGGGCCAACTCGGCGCTGCCGGTCGGCGACCCGGGCCTGCCGCTGCCGGCGGCGCTGGACGCGGTCGTCGGCTTCTACCGCCGCCAGGGACTACCCCCGCAGGTCGACGTGCCGCTGCCGCTGGCCGCGAGCGTCGAGCGGGAGCTGATCAAAGCCGGCTGGCACGCCGAGTGCACGGTCGAGGTCCAGGTCTGCGCGCTCGACGAGCTGATCGCGGTGACGCCGCCCGGTGACGCGTTCGAGCTGAGCCGGGACATGTCCCCGGGTTTCCTGGCGATGGTGGCCGACGACCGGGGGCCGCTGCCCGAGGCGGCGCTGCACGTGCTGACGGCGGTGCCCGAGCTGGTGTTCGCCCAGCGGTACGACGAGAGCGGAGCGCTGCTGGCCCGGGCCCGCGGCACCGTCACCGGCAACGGTCGCTGGCTGGGCGTCTTCGGCGTGGAGACGGCTCACGCCGCACGCCGGCGCGGCCTGGCCCAGGAGGCGATGGGCGTGCTGGCCCGCTGGGCCGTGCGGCGCGGCGCGACCGACGCCTTCCTGCAGGTCGAATCGCGCAACGCCCCGGCCCTGGCGATGTACGCCAAACTCGGTTTCACCCGCCACCACCACTACACCCGCTACCAACTTCGCTGA